One stretch of Spirochaetota bacterium DNA includes these proteins:
- a CDS encoding AraC family transcriptional regulator, protein FAVFEEHRTPVSAETAVLDEACAVLADDFTAEIDMPTLASRLHIGYEQFRKQFKQHTGHAPKEYRIRKKIAYAQHLLNTEAISVRALSMKLGYPTPFAFTRQFKKYTGLSPLIFKRAMWS, encoded by the coding sequence TCTTCGCGGTATTTGAAGAACACCGCACACCGGTATCGGCGGAAACCGCTGTTCTCGATGAAGCATGTGCCGTTCTCGCGGATGATTTTACGGCGGAAATAGATATGCCGACGCTTGCATCGCGTCTGCATATCGGGTACGAGCAGTTCCGCAAACAGTTCAAGCAGCACACCGGCCATGCGCCGAAGGAATATCGCATCAGAAAAAAGATCGCTTATGCGCAGCATCTGCTCAACACCGAGGCGATATCCGTCCGTGCACTGAGCATGAAGCTTGGATATCCGACACCGTTCGCGTTCACCCGACAGTTCAAGAAGTATACGGGGCTTTCCCCGCTCATATTCAAACGCGCGATGTGGTCATGA